The following DNA comes from Rhodopseudomonas boonkerdii.
CGTTGTGAAAGCCGGCTCGTCGCCGGAGGCCCAGGCGCTGCTCGGCAAGATGGTCGCGGTGATTGGCGGTGCCATGTATGCACAGTACCGCCTGATCAAGGCGAAGGAAGTATTGCCGCTGCCGGATGGCACGACGGCGGCCGAGGGCGCGTCCTGTTTCGTCAATCCGCTGACCTCGCTCGGCATGACCGAGACCATGAAACGGGAAGGGCACAAGGCGCTGGTTCATACCGCCGCTGCTTCCAATCTGGGACAGATGCTCAACAAGATCTGCCAGAAGGACGGCATCGATCTGGTCAATATCGTTCGCAGCGAGGCGCAGGAAAAACTGCTGCGCGATATCGGCGCCAAATATGTCGTCAACAGTACGGCGCCGACTTTCGTCGACGATCTCGTTGTGGCGCTGGAGGCGACCGGCGCCACCATTGCCTTCGACGCGACCGGCGGCGGCAAGCTGCAGGGCCAGATCCTGCATGCGATGGAAGTCGCGGCGGTGAAGGCGATGAAAGTCTATAGCCGCTACGGCTCCGACACCTTCAAACAGCTTTACATCTACGGCCGGCTCGAACCGCGGCCGGTGGAATTCATGCCGCCGGGCTTTGCCTGGAGCATGGGCGGCTGGCTGCTGTTTCCCTTCCTGCAGAAGATCGGCAGGGAGGACGCGGCGAAGCTGCGCGCGCGCGTGGTCGCCGAACTCAAGACGACTTTCGCCAGTCACTACACCAAGACCATTTCGCTTCAGGGTGTCCTCAACCTCGACAATCTGCGCGCCTATGCCAAGCGTGCGACCGGCGAGAAGTACCTGATCAATCCGAACATGCCGGGATGACACCTGCTGCCTCATCTGCCGAAGCCGTGAGCGATGGCGCGCGCCTGCTGCTGCGCCATCCGCCTTATCTCTACTACATGGTGTCGCGCAGCTTCTCGCGCTTTGCCTCGCAGATCGCGGCCGTGGCGGTCGGCTGGCAGATTTACGATCTGACCGGCAGTGCGTTTCAACTTGGTATGGTCGGTCTTGCGCAGTTCGTGCCGATGCTGGCCCTGGTGTTCGTTGCTGGCCACATCGCGGATCGCTA
Coding sequences within:
- a CDS encoding zinc-binding dehydrogenase, with product MTADITKGLELRSLIKSSGELEISLQQVTIPAPGADEIVVRVEAAPINPSDLGLLLGAADPSTAKVSGAGASTVVTATVAQANMKAMAGRLDESMPVGNEGAGTVVKAGSSPEAQALLGKMVAVIGGAMYAQYRLIKAKEVLPLPDGTTAAEGASCFVNPLTSLGMTETMKREGHKALVHTAAASNLGQMLNKICQKDGIDLVNIVRSEAQEKLLRDIGAKYVVNSTAPTFVDDLVVALEATGATIAFDATGGGKLQGQILHAMEVAAVKAMKVYSRYGSDTFKQLYIYGRLEPRPVEFMPPGFAWSMGGWLLFPFLQKIGREDAAKLRARVVAELKTTFASHYTKTISLQGVLNLDNLRAYAKRATGEKYLINPNMPG